In Monodelphis domestica isolate mMonDom1 chromosome 3, mMonDom1.pri, whole genome shotgun sequence, the following proteins share a genomic window:
- the LOC100030790 gene encoding cytochrome b-c1 complex subunit 9 yields MAPPTMLGKVYSLFFRRTSTFALTIAVSVLFFERAFDQGGDAIYGTINQGKLWKHIKHKYEEE; encoded by the exons ATGGCGCCGCCGACAATGCTGGGCAAGGTGTACTCGCTCTTTTTCCGCAGAACGTCCACCTTCGCGCTCACTATCGCTGTGAGCGTCTTGTTCTTCGAGCGCGCCTTCGACCAGGGAGGGGACGCCATCTACGGCACCATCAACCAAGGG AAGCTGTGGAAGCACATCAAACACAAATATGAGGAGGAATAG